One part of the Falco peregrinus isolate bFalPer1 chromosome 14, bFalPer1.pri, whole genome shotgun sequence genome encodes these proteins:
- the LOC129785632 gene encoding T-cell activation Rho GTPase-activating protein-like, with protein sequence FGQPLAALCGEDNTLPRPIQELLAVLRQQGPATEGIFRRAAGGTELRQLREALDRGKDIDVGSQPALLLAVILKDFLRSIPTKLLVVDLYEDWMAAMERASKQAKVEELKAVADKLPAANLLLLKRLMALLQHIGHNAATSRMSCSNLAICVGPNL encoded by the exons tttgggcagcccctggcagccctctgtggggaggacaacacgctgccccggcccatccag gagctgctggctgtcctgcgccAGCAAGGACCAGCAACGGAGGGGATATTCCGCAGAGCTGCCGGTGGGACAGAACTTCGGCAGCTGCGCGAGGCCCTGGACCGCGGCAAGGACATCGACGTAGGAAgccagcctgcgctgctgctggccgtcatcttgaag gacttcctgcgaagcatccccaccaagctcctcgtcgtcgacctctacgaggactggatggcagccatggagagggccagcaagcaggccaaggtggaggagctgaaagc ggtggctGACAAGTTGCCTGCggccaacctcctcctcctgaagcggctgatggccctgctgcagcacatcggccacaacgcagccaccagcagaatgagctgcagcaacctggccatctgcgtcgggcccaacctg